In Arachis stenosperma cultivar V10309 chromosome 1, arast.V10309.gnm1.PFL2, whole genome shotgun sequence, one DNA window encodes the following:
- the LOC130961627 gene encoding uncharacterized protein LOC130961627: protein MLQQRNLMRKQSYDPICLDTFDDHSDWILEDSLPFLTPEEVDALRNDLANMSIEPTLNDLDQLNLEDDQDNDGPSNNAMEDMDTNQNEENVDQAPNLPYEDDADFELTLWT, encoded by the exons ATGCTACAACAAAG GAATCTAATGAGAAAGCAAAGTTATGATCCAATTTGTCTTGATACATTTGATGACCATTCGGATTGGATATTGGAAGATTCACTACCGTTTTTAACTCCTGAAGAGGTTGATGCTCTACGAAATGATTTGGCAAATATGTCCATTGaaccaactttgaatgatctTG ATCAATTAAATTTGGAAGATGATCAAGATAATGATGGACCAAGTAACAATGCTATGGAAGATATGGATACAAATCAAAATGAGGAAAATGTTGATCAAGCTCCTAATTTGCCCTATGAAGATGATGCCGACTTTGAACTCACCCTTTGGACTTGA